From the genome of Thermomicrobiales bacterium, one region includes:
- a CDS encoding AAA family ATPase has product MPLLERIDLLDPGEGKRASFPFSVPSIAAQLGQSLRFDGAVTFLVGENGSGKSTLLEGIACAVSLPGIGSDNPDRDPTLVHGRALAEAIRLRWALRHPHRGYFFRAEDFFGFTKRMDRLKAELLAEAAEMRNDRTSSEFARNLGAGVIAGQARAIEQQYGASGLDAASHGEQFLDLFSARCRPGGIYLMDEPEAPLSPARQLTFLSMLRAMAEDGSQFIIATHSPMLLALPGAAILSFDGGAIRPARYDTLEHVQIMRSFLDDPEAYLRHL; this is encoded by the coding sequence ATGCCTCTCCTCGAACGTATCGATCTGCTGGACCCAGGTGAGGGGAAACGCGCGTCGTTTCCGTTCTCGGTGCCGTCGATTGCCGCGCAGCTTGGGCAATCGTTGCGCTTCGACGGCGCAGTGACCTTCCTGGTGGGTGAGAACGGCAGCGGGAAATCGACCTTGCTCGAGGGCATCGCATGTGCGGTATCGCTGCCGGGAATTGGATCGGACAATCCCGACCGCGACCCCACTTTGGTGCATGGGCGCGCGCTCGCCGAGGCGATCCGGCTACGCTGGGCATTGCGTCACCCACACCGCGGATATTTCTTCCGGGCGGAGGACTTCTTCGGGTTCACCAAGCGAATGGATCGGCTGAAAGCCGAGTTGCTGGCCGAGGCGGCGGAAATGCGCAATGACCGGACGAGCTCGGAGTTCGCGCGGAACCTTGGCGCAGGAGTGATTGCCGGGCAGGCGCGCGCGATCGAGCAGCAATACGGCGCCAGTGGTCTCGATGCCGCGTCCCACGGCGAGCAGTTTCTCGATCTCTTTTCCGCGCGATGCCGTCCGGGAGGTATCTATCTGATGGACGAACCGGAAGCTCCGCTTTCCCCGGCCCGCCAACTGACCTTCCTCTCGATGCTGCGCGCGATGGCCGAAGATGGCTCGCAGTTCATCATCGCAACGCACTCTCCCATGCTGCTGGCGCTGCCCGGAGCGGCGATTCTCAGTTTCGACGGAGGCGCGATTCGCCCGGCCAGGTACGACACGCTGGAGCATGTGCAGATCATGCGTTCATTTCTGGACGATCCGGAGGCCTACCTGCGCCATCTTTAG
- a CDS encoding LysE family transporter, with product MRDALFIPLLLGLAYAAAPGVVNTECLRRGVSFGFRPAFLVQLGAFAGSGAWAVLAFSGLAALSSAATVLDVIGLMGGLFLCKIAIDAFRTALHGRSATERSSEASALRTGLIFGLANPAALPFWTGIGGGMLATHGEPTFATTIEFLAAFLIGTLAWAIGFCALASAGRKYARPRVFQAIDAVCGTIIGFFGVRLVWASARRLVRVV from the coding sequence GTGCGCGACGCGTTGTTCATCCCGTTGTTGTTGGGTTTGGCCTATGCGGCAGCACCCGGCGTGGTCAACACCGAATGCCTCCGGCGGGGAGTGAGCTTCGGTTTTCGGCCAGCGTTCCTGGTGCAACTCGGCGCGTTCGCCGGGAGCGGGGCATGGGCGGTGTTGGCGTTTTCCGGGTTGGCCGCGCTCTCGAGCGCGGCGACCGTGCTCGACGTGATCGGCCTGATGGGCGGCCTCTTTCTGTGCAAGATCGCCATCGACGCGTTTCGCACTGCCTTGCACGGGCGATCCGCTACCGAGCGCTCCAGTGAGGCGAGCGCGTTGCGCACCGGCCTCATCTTTGGACTGGCAAACCCCGCCGCGTTGCCATTCTGGACCGGGATTGGCGGTGGGATGTTGGCAACGCACGGCGAGCCAACCTTCGCAACGACCATCGAGTTTCTGGCGGCATTCCTGATTGGGACCCTGGCCTGGGCGATCGGTTTTTGCGCGCTCGCCAGCGCGGGACGAAAATATGCGCGCCCCCGCGTCTTTCAAGCCATCGATGCTGTCTGCGGGACGATCATTGGTTTCTTTGGTGTGCGGCTGGTTTGGGCATCGGCTCGCCGGCTCGTTCGTGTGGTGTAA
- a CDS encoding amidohydrolase, which produces MSADFIFRNGPIITIDPAARDAEAVAVQGNRITRVGTLDVVLDEAGPGTKTIDLAGRALLPGLNDNHNHPIYFGQGLSQIDASPGAAPTLAALQDAFRTRANEQPSGWLIARGYDDSRLDIHRHPTRHELDEATGGRPAYLVRTCGHLAVANSAALGLAGITADTPDPVGGQIDRDEHGEPIGLLRETAMKLVSDQIAAPTTDDMKDYLRAAGKRFNEYGITSVGEAAISNSRQFSAYQELARDGELPMRTFTMMLIDDTLDNLEHLGVQTGFGDAWFRIGPAKVFQDGSGGGRTAAMTTEYRNDPGNMGITIYDQDGLNERFTRANAAGFQMAAHAIGDRAISMILTAYETALAANPRSDARPRIEHCGMCTQEHLDRMKKIGALAIPQPSFIYYLGDSYIENFTEDQLAMAYPGRSWFDQGIVAVGSSDVPVVSCDPFVNLRSAVTRLTQDGQYMGGNQGVTIDEALQMFTINGAFASFEEAIKGSITEGKLADLTVLSADPRKVEPEELNTLRAELTMIDGRVVFER; this is translated from the coding sequence GTGTCCGCAGATTTCATCTTTCGCAATGGACCGATCATCACAATCGACCCTGCGGCACGAGACGCCGAAGCAGTTGCGGTTCAGGGCAATCGAATCACCCGTGTCGGAACCCTTGACGTGGTCCTGGACGAAGCGGGACCAGGCACGAAGACGATCGATCTCGCAGGCCGAGCGCTCCTGCCGGGTCTGAACGACAACCACAACCACCCGATCTATTTTGGGCAGGGATTGAGCCAGATCGACGCTTCGCCCGGCGCGGCTCCCACCTTGGCAGCACTGCAAGACGCCTTTCGCACACGAGCCAATGAGCAGCCCAGCGGCTGGCTGATCGCCCGGGGCTATGACGATTCCCGCCTCGATATTCACCGGCACCCGACCCGCCATGAGTTGGACGAAGCCACGGGTGGACGTCCCGCCTATCTGGTGCGTACGTGTGGACACCTCGCAGTGGCGAACTCGGCAGCGCTCGGGCTGGCCGGGATAACGGCGGACACGCCGGATCCGGTTGGCGGCCAGATCGACCGCGACGAGCATGGCGAGCCGATTGGCTTGCTGCGTGAAACCGCAATGAAGCTGGTTTCAGATCAGATCGCGGCGCCGACGACCGATGACATGAAGGACTACTTGCGCGCAGCTGGCAAGCGATTCAACGAATACGGCATTACCAGCGTCGGCGAAGCGGCGATCAGCAACTCTCGGCAGTTCTCCGCGTATCAAGAGCTCGCCCGCGATGGCGAGTTGCCGATGCGCACCTTCACCATGATGTTGATCGACGACACGCTGGACAATCTGGAGCATCTTGGTGTGCAGACCGGATTCGGCGATGCCTGGTTCCGCATCGGGCCGGCAAAGGTGTTCCAGGACGGCTCGGGTGGTGGACGAACTGCGGCCATGACCACCGAGTACCGGAACGATCCCGGCAATATGGGGATCACGATCTATGACCAGGACGGTCTCAACGAACGGTTCACCCGCGCCAACGCGGCCGGTTTTCAGATGGCGGCGCATGCCATTGGTGATCGGGCAATCTCGATGATCCTGACGGCCTACGAGACCGCGTTGGCGGCGAATCCGCGTTCCGATGCGCGCCCGCGCATCGAGCACTGCGGGATGTGCACGCAGGAGCATCTGGATCGCATGAAGAAGATCGGCGCGCTGGCGATTCCGCAGCCATCCTTCATCTACTACCTCGGCGATTCCTACATCGAGAACTTCACCGAGGACCAACTGGCGATGGCCTATCCTGGGCGCTCGTGGTTCGACCAGGGGATCGTGGCGGTGGGAAGCTCGGATGTCCCGGTCGTTTCCTGCGACCCGTTCGTCAATCTTCGCTCTGCGGTCACGCGCCTGACCCAGGACGGCCAGTACATGGGCGGCAATCAAGGCGTGACGATCGACGAGGCGCTACAGATGTTCACCATCAATGGCGCCTTTGCCTCGTTCGAGGAAGCGATCAAGGGAAGCATCACCGAAGGCAAACTGGCGGACCTGACGGTGTTGAGCGCTGACCCGCGCAAGGTCGAGCCGGAGGAACTGAACACCCTTCGAGCGGAGCTGACGATGATCGATGGACGGGTGGTGTTCGAGCGGTAG
- a CDS encoding DUF4260 family protein, translating into MFLDHSTFSLTPAASGRRLLPRIAWGVAALGLLGATVLQVREHGNGWLALGFALMPDLGLLAGIDRGLEKGQLAPKAVPIYNALHRFIGPALLALLALTGVAPMIWLSAALGWALHIAVDHTFGYGLRDENGFQRS; encoded by the coding sequence ATGTTTCTCGACCATTCGACGTTCTCACTCACACCTGCTGCATCAGGTCGTCGCCTGCTTCCCCGCATCGCCTGGGGAGTCGCCGCGCTCGGCCTGCTGGGAGCAACGGTGCTCCAGGTGCGGGAGCATGGTAATGGCTGGCTTGCGCTCGGGTTCGCCCTCATGCCCGATTTGGGGCTGCTGGCGGGAATCGACCGCGGGCTGGAGAAGGGGCAACTCGCGCCTAAGGCAGTTCCGATCTACAACGCGCTGCATCGCTTCATCGGCCCTGCTCTGTTGGCGCTGCTCGCATTGACCGGTGTGGCGCCGATGATATGGCTCTCAGCCGCGCTCGGCTGGGCGCTGCATATCGCGGTCGACCATACCTTCGGCTATGGATTGCGGGACGAGAATGGCTTCCAACGCTCCTAG
- a CDS encoding YqhA family protein, whose product MAHPMQIMEIVRFWMSRLFDLSPSMIILAVIGSLLAAFTLIIYGFLRVLAVIWDLISSRDLTDAREEKLSIEFIELIDVFLIGVILLIVALGLYQLFIDEKTTLPSWLKIHTLDELKHRIIGVICVVLGVNFLSNVAEWSGGKDIVYLGIAVGIVLAALVILLKAVDDSIQEEVRLLREERALEKATSAIEQE is encoded by the coding sequence ATGGCGCACCCAATGCAGATCATGGAAATCGTGCGCTTCTGGATGTCGCGCCTCTTCGATCTCTCTCCTTCGATGATCATCCTGGCGGTGATCGGTTCGCTGCTGGCCGCGTTCACGCTCATCATCTATGGGTTCCTGCGGGTGTTGGCGGTCATCTGGGACCTCATCTCGAGTCGTGACCTCACCGACGCGCGCGAAGAAAAACTCTCGATCGAATTCATCGAGCTCATCGACGTCTTCCTGATCGGAGTCATCCTGCTCATCGTCGCGCTCGGACTCTATCAGCTCTTCATCGACGAGAAGACGACCCTCCCCTCCTGGCTCAAGATTCATACCCTCGACGAGTTGAAACACCGCATCATTGGCGTGATCTGCGTCGTATTGGGAGTGAACTTTCTCAGCAATGTGGCCGAGTGGTCGGGCGGCAAAGATATCGTCTATCTCGGTATCGCCGTCGGTATCGTGCTTGCTGCGCTGGTCATCTTGCTCAAAGCAGTCGATGACTCCATTCAGGAAGAAGTCAGGCTTCTTCGGGAAGAACGGGCGCTGGAGAAGGCCACATCGGCAATCGAGCAAGAGTAG
- a CDS encoding FIST N-terminal domain-containing protein, giving the protein MEHEPAISLLALELPGAILRPVRFTQGMLEESRGGSLAERLGVDPALVNGWTVLADPFRMDGALLVEQLNSAYPGLPVIGGLLAPGPGQRQTWVMLNGRIYNDGGVGLSIGGAYDVLPIVSQGCEPIGEPWTITAVDEKWIETISNRPALQMLTDTLSTLPGEIQQEVRDHLVAGLAANEYRETFGRGDFLIRNIIGIRRESGAIALGARPRVGQTIQFQLRDAATADLDLTATLLEAHLRLGGRDPIAGLLASCNGRGTGMFDVPHHDAAAIERRFPGLPLAGLIAAGEIGPVGSKTFIHGFTSSLGLIVPA; this is encoded by the coding sequence ATGGAGCACGAACCGGCGATCTCCCTGCTCGCCCTGGAGTTGCCGGGTGCGATCTTGCGTCCCGTGCGTTTCACTCAGGGAATGCTCGAGGAATCGCGTGGCGGCAGTCTGGCCGAGCGGCTTGGCGTCGATCCGGCGCTCGTGAACGGCTGGACTGTGCTCGCAGATCCGTTTCGCATGGATGGCGCGTTGCTCGTCGAGCAGCTGAACTCCGCCTATCCCGGCTTGCCGGTGATCGGCGGTTTGCTGGCGCCGGGTCCGGGACAGCGGCAAACCTGGGTCATGCTCAACGGCCGGATCTACAACGATGGCGGGGTCGGCCTATCGATCGGTGGCGCCTACGATGTGCTGCCAATCGTTTCACAGGGATGCGAGCCAATCGGTGAGCCCTGGACGATCACGGCTGTCGATGAAAAATGGATCGAAACGATCTCGAATCGGCCAGCTTTGCAGATGTTGACCGACACGCTTTCGACCCTGCCGGGCGAGATTCAGCAAGAGGTGCGCGATCACCTCGTCGCGGGACTGGCTGCCAACGAGTATCGCGAAACGTTCGGGCGAGGAGATTTCCTGATACGCAACATCATCGGGATACGGCGGGAATCGGGCGCTATCGCGTTGGGCGCCAGACCGCGAGTGGGCCAGACGATTCAGTTTCAGCTGCGCGACGCCGCCACGGCCGATCTCGATCTCACTGCCACTCTGCTCGAGGCGCATCTCCGGCTGGGAGGGCGCGATCCGATTGCCGGGTTGCTGGCCTCGTGCAATGGCCGGGGGACCGGTATGTTCGATGTACCCCATCACGATGCCGCGGCAATCGAGCGCCGTTTCCCCGGATTGCCACTGGCCGGTTTGATCGCGGCGGGCGAGATCGGCCCGGTGGGCTCCAAAACGTTCATTCATGGCTTTACGAGCAGTCTTGGGCTGATCGTTCCGGCTTGA
- a CDS encoding enolase C-terminal domain-like protein produces MQDARNLIRYGGMHPSSDWLQFDCALSYGLVEYLRTIEMVEANGWSRTRIVPHGGHQMSLNMAAGLGLGGNESYPGVFQPFGGFADSIRVEHGMVGLPQSPGIGFEEKGALIDIMRQVAAGEGSFV; encoded by the coding sequence ATGCAGGACGCGCGCAATCTCATCCGCTACGGCGGTATGCATCCATCCTCCGACTGGCTCCAGTTCGACTGCGCGCTTTCCTATGGCCTGGTCGAGTATTTGCGCACTATCGAAATGGTGGAAGCCAATGGCTGGTCACGCACCCGCATCGTGCCGCATGGCGGACACCAGATGTCACTGAACATGGCGGCAGGACTTGGTCTCGGCGGAAATGAGAGCTATCCGGGCGTTTTCCAGCCGTTTGGCGGATTCGCGGACAGCATCCGGGTCGAGCATGGAATGGTCGGACTCCCGCAAAGCCCCGGCATCGGGTTCGAGGAAAAGGGCGCTCTCATCGACATCATGCGGCAGGTCGCGGCAGGCGAGGGTTCATTCGTTTGA
- a CDS encoding phenylalanine--tRNA ligase beta subunit-related protein: MKPSKYRSSIEAMLRSAQSGRLRPINPLVDLYNAISLRHLLPVGGEDLAAIVGDVRLTRAQGDEEFTPLGSKDRRHRRPAPSSTAMTIL, encoded by the coding sequence GTGAAGCCGTCGAAATACCGGTCGTCGATCGAGGCGATGCTTCGTTCCGCGCAGTCAGGGAGATTGCGGCCCATCAACCCATTGGTCGATCTCTACAACGCGATCTCGTTGCGCCACCTGCTTCCGGTGGGTGGAGAGGACTTGGCAGCCATCGTTGGGGATGTGCGTCTGACGCGAGCGCAGGGGGACGAGGAGTTCACCCCGTTGGGCTCGAAGGACCGGAGACACCGCCGCCCGGCGCCGTCATCTACCGCGATGACGATTCTGTGA
- the lon gene encoding endopeptidase La — protein sequence MPSKTTASDESVVPNDDASLPRSKPKRVREGATKTPRRRPIALPVLVVDETFLLPHMSIPYPIEDDEAAMVIDRSLRMPLRQVLVLTERMVQEGADPGTAESEFAPLFSDLLLDHELPSGGDGDEPGGWTPENQDDGVQFELCTVGVIAEVGQRISPPGSTSHVILQGVARGVVKELIQEDPYLVARVVRHDDPVTGSSDSEAAMSAVLEQVEHYIAMLPNVPEEVLAMVRSVEEPGWLADLIAFSPEFSSAQRQELLEILDPVARLRRLSVMIQKRLNVLNLRQQIATEAQAGMDRQQRDYFLREQIRAIQKELGEGSAEETLAGEMRAKIEEVGMPEETKQKALVQVERLEQQHPFSPEIGVIRGYLEWLIELPWAIETEDRLDLNEAKDILEADHYGLEKVKDRIIEYIAVRKLAGDKQKTPIICFVGPPGVGKTSLGRSIARAIGRNYVRMSLGGVRDEAEIRGHRRTYVGAMPGRVIKALRDAKSRNPVIVLDEIDKVGSDAFRGDPSSALLEVLDPEQNSTFSDHYLEVPFDLSKVIFITTANMLEPIPPALRDRMEVIEVPGYTEVEKMEIARRYLVPKTMESHGVSEDQLTLTEDALKRVIREYTSESGVRNLEREIGSLCRKAARQLAGDDPPEHITIDSEAVEAFLGIPKYEFGLAEENDEVGVATGAAVTSVGGDLLSIEVTVMEGKGDLILTGQLGEVMQESGRAAISYARAHASEFGLEPGFFDKHNIHVHIPAGAIPKDGPSAGITIATALISALTGRKVRKDVAMTGEITLRGKVLPIGGLREKTLAAHRGGIKTFLLPKRNAKDLSELPDVVKSDIELIQVASLDEVLDVALLPKVDLTLQVA from the coding sequence ATGCCATCCAAGACGACAGCGAGCGACGAGTCCGTCGTTCCGAACGACGACGCTTCTCTACCCCGCTCCAAACCGAAGCGAGTCCGTGAGGGCGCGACCAAGACACCGCGCCGGAGGCCGATCGCGTTGCCGGTGCTGGTGGTGGACGAAACGTTTCTGCTGCCGCACATGTCGATTCCCTATCCGATCGAGGATGACGAAGCGGCGATGGTGATCGACCGCAGCTTGCGCATGCCGCTGCGGCAGGTGTTGGTGCTGACCGAGCGAATGGTGCAGGAAGGCGCCGATCCGGGAACTGCCGAATCGGAGTTCGCGCCGCTCTTTTCCGATCTCCTGCTGGACCATGAGCTGCCATCCGGTGGCGATGGTGACGAGCCGGGCGGCTGGACCCCGGAGAATCAGGACGATGGGGTGCAGTTCGAGCTCTGCACGGTTGGCGTCATCGCCGAGGTCGGGCAACGCATCTCGCCCCCGGGCAGCACTTCGCATGTGATTCTCCAGGGAGTGGCTCGCGGTGTCGTCAAGGAACTGATCCAGGAGGACCCCTATCTGGTTGCCCGGGTCGTGCGCCATGACGATCCGGTCACTGGTTCGAGCGATTCCGAAGCGGCCATGTCCGCCGTGTTGGAGCAGGTCGAGCACTACATCGCCATGTTGCCGAATGTTCCAGAAGAAGTGCTGGCCATGGTGCGCAGCGTCGAAGAGCCGGGCTGGCTGGCCGACTTGATCGCGTTTTCACCGGAGTTCAGTTCGGCGCAGCGGCAAGAGTTGCTGGAGATCCTCGATCCGGTTGCGCGTTTGCGGCGCTTGTCGGTCATGATCCAGAAGCGGCTGAACGTGCTCAATTTGCGCCAGCAGATTGCAACCGAGGCCCAGGCCGGCATGGACCGGCAGCAGCGCGACTACTTCCTGCGCGAACAAATTCGCGCCATCCAGAAAGAGCTTGGCGAAGGGTCCGCGGAAGAAACGCTGGCCGGCGAGATGCGCGCCAAGATCGAAGAAGTCGGCATGCCCGAGGAGACCAAGCAGAAGGCGTTGGTCCAGGTGGAGCGGCTGGAACAGCAACACCCCTTCTCGCCCGAGATCGGGGTCATTCGCGGGTATCTCGAGTGGCTGATCGAGCTTCCCTGGGCGATCGAAACCGAGGACCGTCTCGATCTCAACGAGGCGAAAGACATTCTCGAAGCCGACCATTACGGGCTGGAGAAGGTCAAGGACCGCATCATCGAGTACATCGCCGTGCGCAAGCTGGCAGGCGACAAACAGAAGACGCCGATCATCTGCTTCGTGGGTCCTCCGGGTGTGGGCAAGACCAGCCTGGGACGTTCGATCGCGCGGGCAATCGGCCGCAACTACGTGCGCATGTCGCTCGGTGGTGTGCGCGACGAGGCGGAGATTCGCGGCCACCGGCGCACCTATGTCGGCGCCATGCCGGGCAGGGTTATCAAGGCGCTGCGTGATGCCAAGAGCCGCAACCCGGTGATCGTGCTGGACGAGATCGACAAGGTTGGTTCCGATGCGTTTCGGGGCGATCCGTCTTCCGCGCTGCTGGAGGTGCTCGACCCGGAGCAAAACTCGACCTTCTCCGATCACTACCTGGAGGTTCCCTTCGATCTTTCCAAGGTGATCTTCATTACCACGGCGAACATGCTGGAACCGATTCCACCAGCGCTCCGCGACCGGATGGAAGTGATCGAGGTCCCGGGTTATACCGAGGTCGAGAAGATGGAAATTGCCAGGCGCTACCTCGTCCCCAAGACGATGGAGTCGCATGGTGTGTCCGAGGACCAACTCACGCTGACCGAGGATGCGCTCAAGCGCGTGATCCGCGAGTACACCAGCGAGTCAGGCGTGCGCAATCTCGAGCGCGAGATCGGATCGCTTTGCCGCAAGGCAGCCCGCCAGCTGGCTGGAGACGATCCGCCCGAGCACATCACGATCGATAGCGAGGCCGTGGAAGCGTTTCTCGGCATCCCGAAGTACGAGTTCGGGCTTGCGGAAGAAAATGATGAGGTCGGGGTCGCGACCGGGGCAGCCGTGACGAGTGTGGGCGGAGACCTGCTGTCCATCGAGGTCACGGTCATGGAAGGCAAGGGCGATCTGATCCTCACCGGACAACTCGGTGAGGTGATGCAGGAATCGGGCCGCGCAGCGATCAGCTATGCGCGAGCGCATGCGAGCGAGTTCGGCCTCGAGCCGGGCTTCTTCGACAAGCACAACATCCACGTCCATATTCCCGCTGGCGCGATCCCCAAAGACGGTCCGTCTGCAGGTATCACCATCGCAACCGCGCTCATTTCCGCTCTGACCGGACGAAAGGTGCGGAAAGATGTGGCGATGACCGGTGAGATCACCCTGCGCGGCAAAGTGCTGCCAATTGGCGGACTGCGCGAGAAGACGCTGGCCGCGCATCGGGGCGGGATCAAGACCTTCCTGCTCCCGAAGCGGAACGCCAAGGACCTTTCCGAATTGCCGGATGTCGTCAAGAGCGACATCGAGCTGATCCAGGTCGCATCGCTCGACGAGGTGCTGGATGTGGCGCTCTTGCCGAAGGTCGACTTGACCTTGCAGGTGGCCTGA
- a CDS encoding TetR/AcrR family transcriptional regulator, which produces MASNAPSSASQARREQIVDTAWTILNAEGRDALTMRRLASELGIKAPSLYKHFPDKAAVEAAMIDRGFLIWGERARIALGEPGDRLTNVAAAYRSLAREWPHVYRLLTAGELDRARLTPGIEDWSGAPLGELFADADTARAFWAFMHGMAIMEIDRRFPPTADLERAWSAGLAAFASTGR; this is translated from the coding sequence ATGGCTTCCAACGCTCCTAGCTCTGCGAGCCAGGCTCGCCGGGAGCAGATCGTCGATACTGCCTGGACGATCCTGAACGCCGAAGGGCGGGATGCCCTGACCATGCGCAGATTGGCAAGCGAACTGGGCATCAAGGCGCCGTCGCTCTACAAGCACTTTCCCGACAAGGCCGCGGTCGAAGCGGCAATGATCGACCGCGGCTTTCTGATCTGGGGGGAACGTGCCCGCATCGCGCTTGGCGAACCGGGAGACCGCCTGACGAATGTCGCGGCCGCCTACCGATCGCTTGCCAGGGAGTGGCCCCACGTCTATCGCCTCCTGACCGCGGGCGAGCTCGATCGCGCCCGTTTGACTCCGGGGATCGAAGACTGGTCAGGCGCGCCGCTTGGTGAGCTGTTCGCCGACGCAGACACGGCGCGCGCATTCTGGGCCTTCATGCACGGCATGGCCATCATGGAAATCGATCGCCGATTTCCACCCACTGCGGATCTCGAGCGCGCCTGGTCTGCCGGTCTGGCCGCGTTCGCCAGTACCGGGCGTTAG
- a CDS encoding polysaccharide deacetylase family protein: MIAPNPNVFGLPRRAVSSISPWFRIAALVVLLLPVLAACGFGSESGNDGQISWTQGTRPAEGVAPAPTQEIQPTVAFTQVAEPASTAASTTVAATLAPTVAPTSAPAQPTQPIVTGQILSPDQLAEFQPNELGSVPVFMYHNIIQEYSSDEPEGDVLYRTEEELRADLQWLYDHNFYIIPYREFVENRISAPAGKHPAVLVFDDSRPNQFYYDIAADGSVTIDPHSAIGILEDFFSTHPNFGHTAMFAIIEIWCFDYEAPEQTPYCQQKLQWLVDNGYEVANHTKDHQDLSDVTTDIFMEKVGGTTLWLQQQTGQESATGAVVLPYGLFPDTDINPEALDQWKMARHGFEYNGQQVQLISLLAAGAEPAPSPNSINFDPYSIARIGAKDEPLEGEGNLFLDYWFGQFEARPDLLYTSDGNPDTITVPSVLPPELDGLLDTEKIAADGKELIEY, encoded by the coding sequence TTGATCGCACCTAATCCGAACGTCTTTGGTCTCCCGCGCCGCGCCGTTTCTTCGATCTCTCCCTGGTTCCGGATCGCTGCGCTGGTTGTCTTGTTGCTGCCCGTGCTGGCTGCCTGCGGGTTTGGATCGGAGAGCGGCAACGACGGACAAATCTCCTGGACGCAAGGAACTCGCCCGGCCGAAGGGGTGGCCCCGGCGCCTACGCAGGAAATCCAACCGACCGTCGCGTTCACCCAGGTCGCGGAACCAGCCTCGACTGCCGCCAGCACCACAGTTGCTGCCACGCTGGCCCCGACCGTCGCGCCGACATCCGCGCCCGCACAGCCGACCCAACCGATCGTCACCGGGCAAATCCTTTCGCCCGATCAGCTCGCCGAATTCCAGCCGAACGAGCTCGGCTCGGTGCCGGTGTTCATGTATCACAACATCATCCAGGAATACTCTTCGGACGAGCCAGAGGGGGATGTTCTTTACCGGACGGAAGAAGAGCTGCGCGCCGACTTGCAGTGGCTCTACGACCACAACTTCTACATCATTCCCTATCGGGAGTTCGTCGAGAACCGCATTAGCGCGCCCGCTGGAAAGCACCCGGCCGTACTTGTCTTCGACGACTCGCGTCCAAATCAGTTCTATTACGACATCGCCGCGGACGGCTCCGTAACCATCGACCCCCATTCGGCCATCGGCATTCTGGAAGATTTCTTTTCCACGCATCCGAATTTCGGCCACACGGCCATGTTCGCCATCATCGAGATTTGGTGCTTCGATTACGAAGCGCCGGAGCAGACGCCGTATTGCCAGCAGAAGCTGCAGTGGCTGGTCGACAATGGCTACGAGGTCGCCAACCACACAAAGGATCACCAGGACCTCAGTGATGTCACGACCGACATCTTCATGGAAAAGGTCGGTGGAACGACACTCTGGCTCCAACAGCAGACAGGACAAGAAAGCGCCACGGGCGCGGTCGTGCTTCCCTATGGGCTGTTCCCCGACACCGACATCAACCCGGAAGCGCTCGACCAGTGGAAGATGGCGCGCCACGGATTCGAATACAACGGACAGCAAGTGCAGCTGATCAGTCTGCTGGCGGCCGGCGCCGAACCAGCTCCATCGCCCAACTCGATAAACTTCGATCCCTATTCGATCGCCCGCATCGGAGCCAAGGACGAACCGCTGGAAGGCGAAGGGAATCTCTTCCTCGACTACTGGTTCGGTCAGTTCGAAGCGCGTCCCGACCTGCTCTACACCAGCGACGGCAACCCGGACACCATTACCGTTCCGTCCGTCCTCCCTCCGGAACTCGACGGCCTGCTCGACACCGAAAAAATCGCCGCCGATGGGAAGGAATTGATCGAGTACTAG